CTATTTGAACGTTAACGTCGGCTGTGTAACTAGTGTagaatttattcttattatatttactattttattttaatttgcagGTGGTATATTTAATTAGAGACCCTAGAGATGTAATGGTGTCATACTACAATATATCAAAACTTAGGTTTTTGAAGCCTGGCGTTGAATTTAGCGTGTTTTGGAGCTTACTTCGCCGTGGACTTGGTATGaagttattacaattttaataatagatatagaatattaaaatcgAGTCAATAAGGATTATTACAAGTGTTTATAGTGACTATGttactgtaaaataattaacaccattaaattacaataaacttTGTTACAATATCGggggtacatattataatcctttaacaaattatgttgaatttccttttaaatttttaagtataGCAGACGTGAGAGCAGATTTTATCAGAAACTGTAAATTGAATAGCGATACTGATATATTATTTCGTTTGCATTTATATGACATACTTCCAGTTTCATGGTCACCAATATTCGCACATTTGAAGGAAGCCTGGGAGAAACGACACCATCCAAACATGCTGTTCATATTTTACGAAGATTTATCTAAAGTTTGTAtatcttcatttatttaagagACGCTTCCAATTTAgtaggtaaattattaatttagaaaatactttCAGGACCTCGCTGGTTGTTTAAAACGTATGGCGAAATTCTACGGCAAGTCATATTCTGAGGAGCAAATCGAGGAACTTTGCGAGCATTTGAAATTTGAGAATTTCAAAAAGAACGACGCCGTGAACCAATCTAAAGTTTTACAAGACTTGGGTGTCATAGCTGATGGAGAGACTGCCTTTATTAGAaaaggtatattatttttctcctCATAGAATTTCAACCACAACGTTTAAGGTCTACGACATaatatgtcgtggccatatgtaggtatgttaggttaggttagactttgataaacaacgcacgagcggCAACGCGGCAGTGGCcagcgagtgccagaagcgaatcgctttTTAGAAAAgaaccaattataataatatacctagtaggatgtataaatatagttatagGATTTTCGACGcattttttcttcaatataagatatccgcagtttccatagtactcaaaccacttcgttgtaaattctttgctacgACTTACttcatattgtaattaaaagccgccatcttatcacataaacacaacacttgcagcgcctctattAATCATTAATGttactattttacgatatgatcaaataattttgatcatttcatgaaaaaaccgtgtgTTTAGTTGGCCATATcgagaaacgatttcttatcattgatctgctcaaaccacatcatgatgtggccaataTAGGCATTCaaccatttcatgaaatggccaacatagtttgatcagatcgttaaatcgtcaacgtttcacgatttggtcatccacatttggccagatcgtataaaatataaagagtccataaaatatgtatttaaaaaattcaaaatattcaaaaaacttgtttaatgtcatttaagttagtgccgcggcagcggccggcgaatgccagaagcgaatcgtttttgcaatagaaaacagttaggttaggttaggttagactttgataaacaacgcacgagccgagcgagcaaagcgagcgtgccgcggcagcggccggcgagagCCAAAAGcagatcgctttttaaaaaacaaacaattataataatatagtaggatatataaatatattatatcctaaaagaaaaaatgcgtcttaaattattttctttaagacgcattttttcttcaatacatataagatatccacattttccatagtactcgaacctcttcgtcgtaaattctttgctatgactttcttcataatgttattaaacgaattatgaagtttttaactgcgaataattaaattttcgccagcggccgccatcttatcacataaacacagagcttgcagcgcctctaccaatgattaatgtaactattttacgatatgatcaaataattttgatcatttcatgaaaaaaccgcgCGTTTagttggccatatcgtgaaacgatttcttatcattgatctggccaaaccacatcatgatgtggccaaactaaattggccatttcatgaaatgcgaccatttcgtgaaatggccaatcatttcatgaaatgagcaaatgtacgatatggccacgacatatacaGCTTGTATACAGGGTATCTAACCTTCTGTGTACAAAGCTCCAAGGGACTTATAGTTTTGCATGCGCTGATTAcacgaaaaatatttttttttttgttattagttTCACCTAcatgtttgtatgtaagcgATTCTTTTATACTCAATTTTGACCCATTTTAAATGGACAGATTTATTCAAACTTACAAACTTAAGGATCGTTGACAATACATTCATTACAAGATTTAAGCACAGATTTAAGGTTGTTTTCTTAGAGTATTTATACtgtaatatatactctaagggtttttattagtttttttttttactaagtaagttttttttactacttatattaattatttatcctatattatgttgaggaataattgtgtttaaattgtatcAGGTAAGGTTGGAGGCTGGCGCGATTACTTCCAAGGGGAGATGGAAACAGAAGTCGAAAACTGGATGAAGGAAAACTTGGCGGATACAGATTTTAAGTTCCCCACATTCAACCCccatattgaataattaataatgttaattttatcaatgtcaaatgtatttattgttgtagttacgaaaatataaatttgaatcgttgttttatttttacctattATCTTGGACCTTTCTTGGACAACTAAAGTaatgattgaaaaaaaaatcgaagaTTGTGAAAATGATAGAACGGCCTTCCGTAAAAGTAAATGTTGGGCAGAAGTAAAacaagtacctatataattttaatttttattattgacaaCAGTAACTATACTGTATTATTATGGAAAATACCGCTAAAGTAGATATTTATCTTCCTTAAAGTAAACCTGATTCCAGTCGAAGTCATTCATTCCTCTAGTAACGTGGTGATGGTATAAAAAATTgacgtaattttattttctctttatttatttgtcacgttttttttttgtgtggcgTCTCTcgatgttagccagaagggcttctacggCCTGACGACGCCGTTGGCACGGAAACGGAATGTGTTTTTGGTGTGTTAgtgttttctttaaaataattgaattatattgTTAGATTAGAATTTCGGTCTGTATCGTGCTGTCATATaggtgtatttttttattgtgtaattaaatgtagttttaaaaagtaattaattatttttttggggCCGCTGCAGCTGGTTCGTAATTTattcgtaattaattttatcaaaaaattagcatatttataacgtttttagaatcattaaaatatttacaactagcttttcacccgcggcttcgctcgcgttttcaaagaaaacccgcatagttcccgttcccgtgggattttcgggataaaacctgtcttatgtgttaatccaagttacaacctatatgtgtgctaaatttcattgtaataggTTCAGTAGTACGTATTTagtaaaaaacatacatacacacatacacaaacatccatcctcacaaactttcgcatttataatattagttggaAGGACAAGTCGGAACTTACttacgtacataatataaaattttgatgcTATATATAAAACTGTTGTGTTAAGACGCATTATAGTAAAACAATTGTAGCGAGATAATTAACTACATAACAATGTCTATAGAAAGCAATCTTCCTGTTATTGAAGATGTTGACGAGAAAATTCAAGAAGAAATCCTCAGTTGCACgcgtaagttttattttaaatttttttgaaatatttttctctgCTTTTGTGTCCGTCTGTCTGACATTGTGGTCCAAAGAAATGAACTGATGTCTATGCGGTTGTTTTCATTCGAAGGCAGTTGCTTGCAGTACCTAGTTGCGACGCAAAAAaagattctttttttattaattgttttaataaaaaaaactaaaccaaTTAGGTATATTGCCACATAATCTGAAATATTGCCAACTCAATCAAcacaatcaaaagatacattATGTTGCAAATTTTCGATATTCACAAGGAAATCAAAACTGCAGGATACTCCGTGAATAAAGAATCTTGAAATATGGtagatattacatatattttatagcccaaataaaggaaaaatttgCGAAAGGCATAAATCTAAAGTaacaaagtataataaaaaataggttcgTTAGGAACCCTCGGTGCGTGAGTCCGACTCGAACTTGaccggttttttttttattttagaaaaacgCCCGGGGTACGTATACGTGGGACCGAAGCGCTACTTCTACCCTGACTCGTACAAAACATTCGGGCCACAGATCTACAACTTCGTGGTACGACCGGATGACGTGTTCCTCTTAGCTTATCCGAGAACTGGTAACACTATAATATATCTTGTATCTGTAtctatgaattaaaaaatacctattatcCCGGTGGAATTTTGTGACAGCACCTCCAGGTGAAGAGAATGTACCCACAATACAGAAGATAGAAAAATTAACTCAAAAGTGacattacattacatatttttgaaaaggAAGGcaacttattcaaatatttcgatttatataatacaactagcttccgcccacgactttgtacgtgcatccccgtttttccccgttccggCAAGAATTTCggaaaatcctttcttagcggatgcctacgtcctaacatctacctgcatgcctcagcccgatacgtccagtggtatgggctgtgcgttgatagatcactatatcagtcacctttgagttttatatatgtataagtatacagatttcaaattttcacaatgcaaatgtttatatttacgaCCTTTTTCCGACTCATTTCTAATACCTATGTGACGTAAATACATGTACCTACGGGGAATGTTAccagttttgtaaataattaaaatattttgagagatatcttttaaaaatagtggAATTTTTCGTAGTATAAAACTTTAGGGTCTCCTCCAATTGTTATTACTAAATTCTATCCTGTAGGTATAGTAGAAAGTTGTGTTAGTTATACCAAAGAGAATACAAATACTAGGTAGTTATACCACATACTTTACTTTGGAATGACTCGCTACAGGCAGGTATACTCCTAATAAACTTAGTTCTTATTTCTAATATGAAATAATCATAAATGTCAGACTGTGTAAGGAAGGATagagtttttgaagtgaaacttctttatcggggttggaaaaaaattgagtgtaacattttttcgttacgcgtgacatttttccgttacgcgccatctttttgtaaagttgcataaagtacaatttctgtaaagttgcataaagtaaatattttttgaaaaataaggtcataaagaagtttcacttcttacgtgtgtagtacacgcacacattttattttgtatgatagggaagcgcttgaccgagatctcgcctgatggtaacCTGAGTTATGAATGTTTGCACTTTCAGTGGAAAACCGCTGATCAGATTTTGATGTTACTTGGCTGTTATATAACTTGAATTATCGAAGCTCTAAAAATACTTGTTGCTATTGATCGTGGGGTCGTTCTCTGGAGATATCGCTTGACATGGCTTTAATGTCTATATCCCTTAATGTATAATacaggtataaaaatattacaggtTCTACGTGGACTCAAGAGATGATATGGCTTCTCAATAATAACTTAGACTATAAAAAAGCGAAATCGGTTGATATCGAAACACGCTTCCCGCTAATAGagtaagttaaaataaaataaataatagcagAAGCCAtccctaaaatataaatacaatgaaaataaaatccaaattattagtttaaagatttttatttttaaaattcaataacaggtaggtacctagtaaaAGAATTCTTTGTCACTTCTCAGTTACTGCTTGATGTTAACATCGGAGacacagaaaaaaataattgataaaatagaTGATGTGGATAAAAGGGAATTTCTGAAAAGCGTATTGGAGCCCGGGGT
This is a stretch of genomic DNA from Colias croceus chromosome 4, ilColCroc2.1. It encodes these proteins:
- the LOC123690949 gene encoding sulfotransferase 1A1-like, which codes for MSTESNLPVIEDVDKKILEEIISCTQKTQSFVYVGPKRYFYPDSYKTFGPQIYNFAVRPDDVFLLAYPRTGSTWTQEMLWLLNNNLDYKQAKSVDMDTRFPLIDYCLTLTSESEKDILDNIDDVDKREFLKSVLEPGVNKLRDAPSPRFIKSHLPLSLLPPNLLDTTKVVYLIRDPRDVMVSYYNISKLRFLKPGVEFSVFWSLLRRGLVSWSPIFAHLKEAWEKRHHPNMLFIFYEDLSKDLAGCLKRMAKFYGKSYSEEQIEELCEHLKFENFKKNDAVNQSKVLQDLGVIADGETAFIRKGKVGGWRDYFQGEMETEVENWMKENLADTDFKFPTFNPHIE